The DNA segment ACCCGGACGGGGCGGAGCGCTTCGAGCGCCGCAACGCCCAGGGGATCGACGTCAACCGCGACGCCCGCGCCCTGGCGACCCCGGAAGGGCGGGCGCTCGCCGAGCTGCAGCGGAGCTTCCGCCCGGAGTTCGGCTTCAACCTGCACGACCAGGACGTGCGCGCCCGGGTGGGGAGCAGCCGCGACCGGCTGGCCGCCATCGCCCTCCTCGCCCCGCCCTTCGACGCCGCGCGCTCCGACAACCCCACCCGGGCGCGGGCGAAGCGGGTGGCGGCCGTCGTCCGGGGCGCGGTGGAGCCGCTGGTGGCGGGGCACGTCACCCGCTACGACGACACCTACAACCCCCGGGCCTTCGGCGACGCCATGCAGCGCTGGGGGACGAGCACGGTGCTGATCGAGTCCGGCGGGTGGCGCGGCGACCCGGAGAAGCAGTACCTGCGGCGCGTGAACTTCGTGGCGATCCTGGCGGCGCTGGACGCCATCGCCACCGGGGCGTACGCGGCCGCGGACCCCGCGGCGTACGAGGCCCTCCCGGAGAACGGCCGGCGGGCCAGCGACCTGCTGGTGCGAGGGGGGCGGGTGGTGCTCCCGGGGTCGGGACCCTTCCGGGCGGACCTGGCGGTGGACTACGCGGACGCCCCGGCGCGGACCGGCGGGGCGGTGGCGGAGGTGGGCGACCTGGCCGAGACCGTGGCGCGCGACACGGTGGAGGCGGCCGGGCTCTTCGTGCACCCGGCCCCGGAGATGCTCGCCGCGGACGCGGGGGGGCGGCTCTACCT comes from the Longimicrobiaceae bacterium genome and includes:
- a CDS encoding M14 family zinc carboxypeptidase, translated to MRRTFVPALSLLLLATCAPAPPPGSAVPVDPAEAERRARELTELQERHRVEALATRRFTHRELWDALGPVVDGAPGLAREEAGRSAEGRPIHAVRYGRGPTRVLLWSQMHGDESTATLALADVLRFLAEAPEHPLARRLAERLTVVAVPMLNPDGAERFERRNAQGIDVNRDARALATPEGRALAELQRSFRPEFGFNLHDQDVRARVGSSRDRLAAIALLAPPFDAARSDNPTRARAKRVAAVVRGAVEPLVAGHVTRYDDTYNPRAFGDAMQRWGTSTVLIESGGWRGDPEKQYLRRVNFVAILAALDAIATGAYAAADPAAYEALPENGRRASDLLVRGGRVVLPGSGPFRADLAVDYADAPARTGGAVAEVGDLAETVARDTVEAAGLFVHPAPEMLAADAGGRLYLAPGAPAHFTVRRGPEPGSAAVWTVEGGAARRVR